A region of Shewanella psychromarinicola DNA encodes the following proteins:
- a CDS encoding DEAD/DEAH box helicase translates to MKFESFSFAPELLRAIAECGYQAMTPVQQQAIPAIRRGEDVLASAQTGTGKTAAFALPILQKMCDTPKETLPSNTRTLILTPTRELAAQVADNISAYSKYLNVTVLTIYGGVKMDSQSQKLKRGADVIVATPGRLLEHIVACNLSLSNVEFLVLDEADRMLDMGFSADIKKIIQAVNKKRQNMLFSATFSTEVKKLANEMLNKPKIIAADKQNTTADTVSQVVYPVEQRRKHELLSELIGTKNWQRVLVFTATRDAADKLVKELNLDGIVSGVVHGEKAQGSRRRALREFVEGKIRVLVATEVAARGLDIQNLEYVVNYDLPFLAEDYVHRIGRTGRAGKTGVAISFVSREEERTLADIEKLIGQKIRRVTVPGYEVGSREVLLKQIEQRRSFAKKQQRSDNVGEQMIAEKNMDGRRVKVGKASSTVKYKKIK, encoded by the coding sequence ATGAAATTTGAATCTTTTAGCTTCGCCCCAGAATTACTACGCGCGATCGCTGAGTGCGGTTATCAAGCTATGACACCCGTTCAACAACAAGCGATCCCTGCGATCCGTCGTGGTGAAGATGTGTTAGCCAGCGCCCAAACCGGTACCGGTAAAACGGCGGCGTTTGCATTGCCTATTTTACAAAAAATGTGTGACACCCCCAAAGAGACGCTACCGTCTAACACTCGCACCTTAATTCTAACGCCAACCCGTGAGCTTGCTGCGCAGGTTGCCGACAATATTAGCGCCTACAGTAAATACCTTAACGTAACGGTATTAACCATTTACGGTGGCGTTAAAATGGACTCTCAATCACAGAAACTTAAACGTGGTGCCGACGTGATTGTGGCTACCCCAGGGCGTTTGCTTGAACACATTGTAGCCTGTAACTTAAGTTTATCTAACGTTGAATTTTTAGTCCTAGATGAAGCCGATCGCATGCTCGATATGGGCTTTAGTGCTGATATTAAAAAAATTATCCAAGCGGTAAACAAAAAGCGTCAAAACATGTTGTTTTCTGCGACCTTCTCTACTGAAGTGAAAAAGTTAGCCAATGAGATGCTTAATAAGCCTAAAATTATTGCCGCTGATAAGCAAAACACCACGGCGGACACCGTTAGCCAAGTGGTGTATCCGGTTGAGCAACGTCGTAAACATGAATTATTATCTGAGTTAATTGGCACTAAAAATTGGCAACGTGTCTTAGTGTTCACCGCGACGCGTGATGCGGCAGATAAATTAGTGAAAGAGCTAAACTTAGACGGGATTGTTTCTGGTGTGGTTCATGGCGAGAAAGCCCAAGGTAGCCGTCGTCGTGCACTGCGTGAATTTGTTGAAGGTAAAATTCGCGTATTAGTCGCCACCGAAGTGGCTGCTCGCGGACTCGATATCCAAAATCTAGAATATGTTGTTAACTACGATTTACCGTTTTTAGCCGAAGATTATGTCCACCGTATTGGCCGTACTGGTCGTGCGGGTAAAACCGGTGTTGCCATTTCATTTGTGAGCCGCGAAGAAGAACGCACCTTAGCGGACATTGAAAAATTAATCGGCCAGAAAATCCGCCGGGTCACAGTGCCAGGTTACGAAGTCGGCAGCCGTGAGGTATTGCTTAAGCAAATTGAACAACGCCGTAGCTTTGCTAAAAAGCAACAACGTAGCGATAACGTGGGCGAGCAGATGATTGCCGAGAAAAACATGGATGGACGTCGGGTTAAAGTAGGTAAAGCCAGTAGCACGGTAAAATACAAAAAGATTAAATAG
- a CDS encoding NCS2 family permease: MKSEQTLSNSTAASDPFLDSYFNISARGSTLKREVIAGLTTFLAMVYSVIVVPNMLGTAGFDPAAVFIATCLIAAFGSLLMGLWANLPMAIGCAISLTAFTAFSMVLGQGISIPVTLGAIFLMGVVFTFVSVTGIRQWVLTNLPTGIAHGTGIGIGLFLLLIATNSVKLIVSNDAGLPVQLGDINSLPVIATIIGLAMTIGLERRGMPGGILLVIVGLSVFGLIFDPNVTYQGLFALPDLMSETSLIGQLDIMGALNPVVLPIVLALVMTAIFDATGTIRAVAGQAELLDENDNIVGGGKALTSDSVSSIVAGLVGGAPAAVYIESAAGTAAGGKTGLTATIVGLLFLMMMFLAPLSYLVPAYATAPALMYVGLLMLSNVTKLDFDDKVDAMAGLTCAVFIILSCNIVTGIMLGFVTLVIGRICSGEWRKLRLGVIAITLGLVAFYLGGWAI; the protein is encoded by the coding sequence ATGAAGTCTGAACAGACTCTCTCTAACTCGACTGCTGCTTCTGATCCATTTTTGGATAGCTATTTCAATATTTCTGCCCGTGGAAGTACCTTAAAACGTGAAGTCATTGCGGGCTTAACGACGTTTTTGGCTATGGTTTATTCGGTAATTGTAGTGCCTAACATGCTTGGCACTGCAGGGTTTGACCCTGCTGCGGTATTTATCGCGACTTGCTTAATTGCCGCTTTTGGTTCGTTACTCATGGGGCTATGGGCTAATTTGCCGATGGCCATAGGGTGTGCAATATCACTCACGGCCTTTACGGCATTTAGTATGGTGCTGGGCCAAGGCATATCCATTCCTGTCACCCTTGGCGCTATTTTTCTTATGGGTGTCGTATTTACCTTTGTGAGTGTCACGGGTATTCGTCAGTGGGTACTGACGAACTTGCCAACCGGTATCGCTCATGGTACGGGTATTGGTATTGGTTTGTTTTTACTGCTTATTGCGACCAATAGCGTGAAATTAATTGTCTCCAACGATGCCGGTTTACCCGTACAGCTTGGTGATATTAATAGCTTACCGGTTATCGCAACAATAATTGGCCTTGCTATGACGATTGGGCTTGAGCGCCGAGGCATGCCAGGTGGCATATTGCTGGTGATTGTCGGACTCTCTGTCTTTGGGTTAATATTTGATCCGAACGTGACATATCAAGGCTTATTTGCATTGCCTGACTTGATGTCGGAAACATCACTGATTGGCCAGCTCGATATTATGGGCGCACTGAATCCAGTGGTACTGCCGATTGTGTTGGCGTTGGTGATGACCGCAATATTTGATGCCACTGGCACGATTCGAGCGGTGGCAGGCCAAGCGGAACTTCTTGATGAAAATGACAATATTGTGGGTGGTGGTAAAGCACTGACATCAGATTCTGTCAGCAGTATTGTTGCTGGCCTAGTCGGCGGTGCCCCTGCGGCCGTTTATATTGAATCCGCTGCAGGAACCGCTGCAGGTGGCAAAACTGGCCTGACCGCTACCATAGTTGGCTTGCTGTTTTTGATGATGATGTTTTTAGCGCCGTTAAGCTATTTAGTGCCGGCTTATGCGACCGCGCCAGCGCTTATGTATGTTGGATTACTGATGCTAAGCAACGTCACTAAGCTTGATTTTGACGATAAAGTGGATGCGATGGCAGGCCTAACCTGCGCAGTATTTATCATTTTAAGCTGTAATATCGTCACTGGGATCATGCTTGGCTTTGTGACCTTAGTGATTGGCCGCATATGCAGCGGCGAGTGGCGTAAACTGCGACTTGGCGTCATCGCCATTACACTCGGTTTAGTCGCGTTCTATCTAGGTGGTTGGGCAATTTAA
- a CDS encoding IS110 family RNA-guided transposase, giving the protein MKVTTIAIDLAKNVFQVLGMDSHAKQVFNKRLNRTQLIEFMLQQPHCDVVFEACYSSHYWGRKFLVMGHNVKLIPAQHVTPFVRGSKNDNNDTMAIFEASFRPNIRFVPVKTEEQQEILMLHRVRERLVKEKTACTNQIRGVLVDFGICFAQGYKTFEVAMWDIINDASQRPIIKLMANDFWDEYQSVNTHLDRINTLIKKLVERDPNGKILLSIPGVGPIIASAFVASIGKGQAFNTAKELGVWLGLTPKQFASGHRSVNGSITKRGNGYLRKQLIHGARTVVSHASKKQDDLNLWITQLRSRKSICSTVVATAHRLARLIWILLQKQVPYAPQYAANQGVNHGTC; this is encoded by the coding sequence ATGAAAGTTACCACTATTGCGATTGATTTGGCAAAAAATGTTTTCCAAGTTTTAGGAATGGATAGCCATGCAAAGCAAGTCTTCAATAAACGTTTAAATCGCACTCAACTGATTGAGTTTATGTTGCAACAACCCCATTGCGATGTGGTCTTTGAGGCTTGTTATTCATCCCATTACTGGGGACGTAAGTTTCTCGTTATGGGGCATAACGTTAAGCTCATTCCTGCCCAACATGTCACCCCGTTCGTGCGAGGCAGTAAAAATGACAACAATGACACAATGGCGATTTTTGAAGCCAGCTTTAGGCCAAACATTCGTTTCGTGCCAGTGAAAACCGAAGAGCAGCAAGAAATATTGATGTTACACCGAGTCAGAGAACGTTTAGTGAAGGAGAAAACGGCCTGCACTAATCAAATTCGGGGTGTATTAGTCGATTTTGGGATTTGCTTTGCCCAAGGCTATAAAACATTTGAAGTTGCTATGTGGGACATCATTAACGATGCGTCACAACGCCCTATCATTAAGTTGATGGCTAATGATTTCTGGGATGAATATCAAAGTGTTAATACTCATTTAGACAGAATTAATACCTTGATAAAAAAACTTGTCGAGCGTGACCCTAATGGCAAAATTTTATTAAGCATTCCTGGTGTAGGGCCCATTATCGCGTCAGCGTTTGTTGCATCAATTGGCAAAGGTCAGGCGTTTAATACTGCTAAAGAACTGGGTGTGTGGCTGGGGTTAACCCCCAAGCAATTTGCCTCAGGCCATCGAAGTGTTAATGGCAGTATTACCAAACGTGGCAACGGCTATTTACGCAAACAGCTTATTCATGGAGCCAGAACCGTCGTCAGCCATGCGAGTAAAAAACAAGATGATTTAAACCTCTGGATAACGCAGCTAAGAAGCCGAAAAAGCATCTGCAGTACGGTGGTTGCCACGGCTCATAGACTCGCCAGACTGATATGGATTTTATTACAAAAACAAGTGCCTTATGCTCCGCAATATGCAGCAAATCAAGGTGTAAACCATGGTACTTGTTAA
- a CDS encoding peroxiredoxin-like family protein encodes MLKTLLIATALTLTSLTSLASVAKPIASDENHVIPLLNGHQIPAITLQDVDGKAVDLSQLVAQKPTVFFFYRGGWCPFCNSQMGQLKAIEPKLIELGFQLVGISPDTPEKMRASITTKKLDYLLLSDASMAASQAFGLAYYTSEKTTQTYQAKLNVDNTLFTTPQGDKRLVLPVPAVYVADKTGLIHFQYVNPNYKVRPAPELILTAAELLVN; translated from the coding sequence ATGCTAAAAACGCTACTTATCGCTACCGCATTGACCCTAACCAGTTTAACCAGTTTAGCCAGTGTGGCTAAACCCATTGCCAGTGACGAAAATCATGTAATCCCCCTGCTTAATGGTCATCAAATTCCGGCTATTACACTGCAAGATGTTGATGGAAAAGCGGTTGATCTGAGTCAATTGGTAGCCCAAAAACCCACGGTCTTTTTCTTTTATCGTGGCGGCTGGTGTCCATTTTGTAATTCGCAAATGGGCCAGCTCAAAGCCATTGAACCTAAACTCATTGAGCTAGGTTTTCAGTTAGTGGGGATTTCACCCGACACCCCAGAAAAAATGCGCGCCTCGATAACGACTAAAAAACTGGATTATTTACTGCTGTCCGATGCATCAATGGCCGCTTCACAAGCTTTTGGTTTGGCGTATTACACCAGTGAAAAAACCACCCAGACTTACCAAGCTAAGCTGAATGTCGACAATACCCTGTTTACCACGCCACAAGGTGATAAACGCTTGGTGTTGCCTGTGCCTGCGGTATACGTGGCAGACAAAACCGGCTTAATCCATTTTCAATATGTTAATCCCAACTATAAAGTTCGCCCGGCTCCTGAATTGATTTTAACTGCAGCAGAGCTGTTGGTTAACTAA
- the tnpA gene encoding IS66 family insertion sequence element accessory protein TnpA: MSKNDKIQYWQRIFQQQTESKLTKAEFCKTNDLTLSTFYAWTKKLNPHSSSTKQKVVPLIFPEIKPDQPLTLALPNGYLFSFPASLAPSKLQQFLRVLSA; this comes from the coding sequence ATGTCAAAAAACGATAAAATACAATACTGGCAACGCATTTTTCAGCAGCAAACTGAAAGTAAATTAACCAAAGCTGAATTTTGTAAAACCAATGACTTAACCCTATCTACATTTTATGCGTGGACTAAAAAACTTAACCCGCATTCGTCATCAACTAAGCAAAAAGTGGTGCCGCTGATTTTTCCTGAAATTAAACCTGACCAGCCACTCACGCTGGCATTGCCCAACGGCTATCTGTTTTCTTTTCCAGCCTCATTAGCGCCAAGCAAATTACAACAATTTTTACGCGTGCTATCAGCATGA
- a CDS encoding RecX family transcriptional regulator — protein sequence MQRPPLRQAKTIDNVFNSAYWHLGQQDFTINEIRTKLERKTENQQWIETVLAKLIENGYLKNDNDFAVRYCELAFRNELGTSAIRRKLQLRGVPVTVIDTAIEQVMYEQKVDAFAMATSRLLRRFVNFYGTSREKVYTQMTTKGFSRAEIDHALAQHPERETLRSKLAIKADKVDLTTEIIKLFNKGKGKTLILQELKQRLIDVSDFEDTVYQLTLTEDVDFYQSCKNELAKKRYDLSNYKEKSKAYAYLSRKGFGSDEIKEAMGPDDD from the coding sequence ATGCAGCGCCCTCCTCTACGTCAAGCCAAAACCATCGATAACGTTTTTAATAGCGCCTATTGGCACCTTGGCCAACAAGATTTTACCATTAATGAAATTCGCACTAAGCTTGAGCGTAAAACAGAAAATCAACAATGGATTGAAACCGTACTGGCCAAACTCATAGAAAACGGTTATTTAAAAAATGACAATGACTTTGCGGTACGCTATTGCGAGTTAGCCTTTAGAAATGAACTCGGTACCAGCGCGATAAGACGTAAGTTACAACTGCGCGGCGTACCCGTTACCGTGATTGATACCGCGATAGAGCAAGTGATGTACGAGCAAAAAGTCGATGCCTTTGCGATGGCCACATCTAGGCTACTAAGGCGATTTGTTAACTTTTATGGCACCAGCAGAGAAAAAGTCTACACCCAAATGACCACAAAAGGGTTTTCTCGGGCCGAAATAGATCACGCATTAGCACAACATCCAGAACGTGAAACACTGCGCAGTAAATTAGCCATAAAAGCAGACAAAGTTGACTTAACCACTGAAATAATCAAACTATTTAACAAAGGCAAAGGCAAAACCCTCATCTTGCAAGAACTAAAACAGCGACTGATTGATGTGAGCGACTTTGAAGATACGGTGTACCAATTAACGTTAACAGAGGATGTCGATTTTTATCAAAGCTGTAAAAATGAGCTGGCGAAAAAGCGCTATGACTTATCAAACTATAAAGAAAAGTCCAAAGCGTATGCCTATTTATCCCGTAAAGGGTTCGGCAGTGATGAAATAAAAGAAGCAATGGGTCCAGATGATGACTAA
- the tnpB gene encoding IS66 family insertion sequence element accessory protein TnpB (TnpB, as the term is used for proteins encoded by IS66 family insertion elements, is considered an accessory protein, since TnpC, encoded by a neighboring gene, is a DDE family transposase.), which translates to MTPHKQIYLVTGHTDMRKAIDGLSLIVSDVLEMDPLNQAWFIFCNRDRDKIKILFWDTNGFWLYYRRLEKGRFKWPGANDEQDALTINQHQLNWLLSGLSLEVSHGHKPLNGLTVR; encoded by the coding sequence ATGACACCACATAAGCAGATCTATCTTGTTACCGGCCATACCGACATGCGTAAAGCCATTGATGGCTTATCTTTAATCGTCAGTGATGTATTGGAAATGGATCCGTTGAATCAAGCCTGGTTTATTTTTTGTAATCGCGACCGGGACAAAATTAAGATTTTATTTTGGGATACTAATGGTTTTTGGCTTTACTATCGGCGGCTAGAAAAAGGTCGCTTTAAGTGGCCTGGCGCTAACGACGAACAAGACGCGCTGACAATCAACCAGCATCAGCTAAATTGGTTACTATCAGGCTTATCGTTAGAAGTATCCCATGGGCATAAACCCTTAAATGGCCTGACAGTGAGGTGA
- the tnpC gene encoding IS66 family transposase: MTTEQPDNIEQLKKMLAMLQHENQVLNAKNKDLENRLNIALEQLQLNRNKQFGQRSEKMPKGTFNEAEQDQSTNKNENKQQGKTGRKRLPEHLEREERSYTLDSPMCDCCGHVMRECGVQESEQVNIIPEKISVIKHRQTKYACRECETTSTSTSVITAPKPAQPIPQSIASPEALAAVVTAKYCDALPLYRLTDIFARGGLNISRATLANWCIASAELVRPLIAAMKANLLAQSTLCADETTVQVLDEPDRKAATKSYMWVYRSNEFSDNPVVIYDYQPSRARSCPEAFLADYAGYLQCDGYSVYDNIEGIMPVGCWAHARRKFHDALAVQPKKTGKATVGINYIQKLYAIEKRAKTLPPDKRKSLRQEKAEPILTSLHEWLEKSEKTVLPKSKIGVAIKYTLNQWEKLRRYLESGELGIDNNVTERDIRPFTTGRKNWMFCQSVNGAKASAALYSLVMTCRANDINPYFYFQKLFTELPQRDKFADLSDLLPWHADLKA; this comes from the coding sequence ATGACAACTGAACAGCCTGATAATATTGAACAACTAAAAAAAATGCTGGCAATGTTGCAGCATGAAAATCAGGTGCTCAATGCTAAAAATAAAGACTTGGAAAACCGCCTTAATATCGCTTTGGAACAATTGCAACTCAACCGCAATAAGCAGTTTGGTCAACGCAGTGAGAAAATGCCGAAAGGCACATTCAATGAAGCTGAGCAGGATCAATCCACAAATAAAAATGAAAATAAACAACAAGGTAAAACGGGTCGAAAACGATTACCTGAGCACCTTGAACGTGAAGAAAGATCTTATACTCTTGACAGCCCTATGTGCGATTGCTGTGGTCATGTGATGCGTGAATGCGGTGTGCAAGAAAGCGAACAAGTCAACATTATTCCAGAGAAGATCAGCGTCATTAAGCACAGGCAAACCAAGTATGCTTGCCGTGAATGTGAAACAACATCAACCAGTACCTCTGTCATTACCGCGCCTAAGCCTGCACAGCCGATCCCCCAGAGTATCGCCAGCCCTGAAGCGCTTGCGGCTGTGGTGACCGCCAAATACTGTGATGCCCTACCGCTTTATCGGTTAACCGACATATTTGCCCGTGGCGGTTTAAATATTAGCCGCGCTACACTGGCCAATTGGTGCATAGCCAGTGCCGAATTAGTTAGGCCGTTAATTGCTGCGATGAAAGCTAATCTACTCGCTCAATCAACGCTGTGCGCAGATGAAACAACGGTGCAAGTATTGGATGAACCAGATAGAAAAGCAGCAACTAAATCCTATATGTGGGTCTATCGCAGCAATGAATTTAGCGATAACCCTGTTGTTATTTATGATTATCAACCGAGTCGTGCACGCAGTTGCCCAGAAGCATTTCTAGCAGATTATGCCGGATATTTACAATGTGATGGTTACAGTGTTTACGACAATATAGAAGGAATAATGCCAGTCGGGTGCTGGGCACACGCCAGACGCAAATTCCACGATGCCTTAGCGGTGCAACCGAAGAAAACCGGCAAAGCAACAGTCGGTATCAATTATATTCAAAAACTGTATGCAATAGAAAAGCGGGCAAAAACATTACCGCCCGATAAGCGAAAATCACTCCGGCAGGAAAAGGCTGAGCCAATCTTAACATCGTTGCATGAATGGTTAGAAAAAAGCGAGAAAACAGTCCTGCCCAAAAGTAAAATTGGGGTAGCAATCAAGTACACATTGAATCAGTGGGAAAAACTGAGGCGTTACCTTGAATCAGGTGAATTAGGCATTGATAATAATGTCACTGAACGCGATATCAGGCCGTTTACGACGGGGCGGAAAAACTGGATGTTCTGCCAATCGGTAAATGGTGCAAAAGCCAGTGCTGCACTTTATAGCTTGGTGATGACTTGCCGTGCCAACGATATTAACCCGTACTTTTACTTCCAAAAACTTTTCACGGAACTGCCACAACGGGATAAATTTGCTGATTTAAGTGATTTATTACCTTGGCATGCCGATCTAAAAGCTTGA
- a CDS encoding ISAs1 family transposase, giving the protein MHIDHFKEHFQTITDQRQGAKVTYCLFEVLFGSLCAVIAGAKGWFDIREYILGHHDWFQNNNLFMNGIPADDTIARIISTIEPEQFHQCFINWMSSIHTLTEGQVIAIDGKTLRGSYNREDRASTIHMISAYASSNKLVLGQLKTEQKSNEITAIPELIKMLDIKGALVTIDAMACQTKIAKTIVDQGGDYLLAVKSNQGKLREAIVKAFAFQRANNTDKSVIEHGHGRTECRQCYVIDSKNLLGDFSKWKGLKNIVMVESCRLEKGKPIELEYRYYISSKELSAEQAAIAVREHWGIESMHWVLDVSMSEDACQIYNAHGAENLSCLRHMSLNMLRAEPTKISIVGKQKRCMMNPSMLEAVLKAGFSG; this is encoded by the coding sequence ATGCATATTGACCACTTCAAAGAGCATTTCCAAACAATAACAGACCAGCGCCAGGGGGCTAAAGTGACCTATTGCCTCTTTGAGGTGCTGTTTGGTTCGCTATGTGCCGTTATCGCAGGCGCTAAAGGCTGGTTTGACATTCGCGAATACATTCTTGGGCATCATGATTGGTTTCAAAACAACAACCTCTTCATGAACGGCATTCCCGCTGATGACACGATTGCTCGTATTATATCAACCATTGAACCTGAGCAGTTTCACCAATGTTTTATCAATTGGATGTCTTCGATACACACCCTTACTGAAGGCCAAGTCATTGCTATCGATGGAAAAACGCTTCGAGGGTCATACAATCGTGAAGATAGAGCCAGTACCATACACATGATTAGTGCTTATGCTTCATCAAACAAATTAGTACTTGGTCAGCTTAAAACAGAACAAAAAAGTAATGAGATAACAGCTATTCCTGAGTTGATAAAAATGCTCGATATCAAAGGGGCGTTAGTGACTATCGATGCGATGGCTTGTCAAACAAAGATAGCAAAAACCATTGTGGACCAAGGTGGTGATTATCTGCTTGCCGTTAAAAGTAATCAGGGAAAGCTGCGCGAAGCAATAGTAAAAGCCTTCGCTTTCCAGCGAGCTAACAATACGGACAAATCCGTAATTGAACACGGTCACGGACGTACTGAGTGTCGACAGTGCTATGTTATTGATAGTAAAAACTTACTCGGTGACTTTTCAAAGTGGAAAGGGCTAAAAAATATCGTTATGGTTGAAAGTTGTCGCCTTGAGAAAGGAAAACCAATCGAACTTGAGTATCGTTATTACATTAGTTCTAAGGAGTTAAGTGCTGAGCAAGCAGCGATAGCTGTCCGAGAACATTGGGGCATAGAATCGATGCACTGGGTGCTTGATGTCAGTATGAGTGAGGATGCATGTCAAATATACAACGCACACGGGGCGGAAAATCTATCATGTCTGCGTCATATGAGCTTGAATATGTTACGAGCAGAGCCGACGAAGATAAGCATTGTTGGAAAGCAAAAGCGATGCATGATGAATCCATCGATGCTTGAAGCAGTATTAAAGGCTGGATTCAGTGGTTAG
- a CDS encoding acetoin reductase: MSLQGKVALVTGAGQGIGRAIALRLAKDGADVAIVDLNEEKMLAVSLEVKALGRKSTTFKADISDRKQVYAAIDHAEKTLGGFDIMVNNAGIAQVQAIADITQEEMDKIQKINVDGTLWGIQAAAKKFIERKQKGKIISASSIAGHNGFALLGAYSATKFAVRALTQAAAQEYASAGITVNAYCPGVVGTDMWVEIDKRFSEITGAPIGETYNKYVKGIALGRAQTPVDVANFVSYLAGPDSDYMTGQAPLIDGGMVYC, encoded by the coding sequence ATGTCATTACAAGGAAAAGTCGCGCTCGTCACTGGTGCAGGTCAGGGCATAGGACGTGCCATTGCACTTCGTTTAGCAAAAGATGGAGCAGATGTTGCCATCGTTGATCTAAACGAAGAAAAAATGCTCGCGGTATCTCTTGAGGTCAAAGCCTTAGGTCGAAAATCAACGACTTTTAAAGCTGATATAAGCGACCGGAAACAAGTTTATGCCGCTATAGACCATGCAGAGAAAACCTTAGGTGGATTCGATATTATGGTGAATAACGCAGGTATTGCGCAAGTTCAAGCCATAGCAGATATTACTCAAGAAGAAATGGATAAAATCCAAAAGATCAACGTAGACGGAACTCTTTGGGGCATTCAAGCCGCTGCAAAGAAATTCATCGAACGCAAGCAAAAAGGCAAAATTATAAGTGCCTCTTCCATTGCTGGCCATAATGGGTTTGCTTTACTGGGCGCATATTCGGCGACTAAATTTGCAGTGCGTGCGTTAACTCAGGCTGCAGCACAGGAATATGCTAGCGCAGGTATTACAGTAAATGCTTATTGCCCTGGTGTGGTTGGAACCGATATGTGGGTCGAGATTGATAAACGTTTTTCTGAAATTACTGGGGCTCCAATAGGTGAAACGTATAATAAATACGTCAAAGGCATTGCACTTGGTCGTGCGCAAACACCTGTGGATGTCGCCAACTTTGTGTCATATTTAGCCGGTCCAGACTCTGATTACATGACAGGTCAAGCACCACTGATAGATGGCGGTATGGTTTACTGTTAA
- a CDS encoding spermidine synthase produces the protein MDIKGNCISSINDEHGPIYVYQTRTSRILSFDGKIYQSSMKLKDINGLALGYTQAMMAGLLFIPTVKTATIMGLGAGSMAKNLLSSFSELQVHAVEYRAAVANTATEYFYLPDTDRLCIHIDDAVNYMKHTDIKSDIIFSDLYNAKGMEPKQVQQSYLRDCKQALNQQGVLVLNIWHTTVNLREELDELLAGVFDNQLLSFEVDSGNTIVLAFKNDIPALKEQDLLAKGQWLQQEMNIPMEPYAKLLLETQDFCEE, from the coding sequence ATGGATATCAAAGGAAACTGCATCTCATCAATAAACGATGAGCACGGCCCAATTTATGTTTACCAAACAAGGACCAGCCGGATCCTCAGCTTTGATGGGAAAATCTATCAAAGTAGTATGAAACTAAAAGACATTAATGGATTAGCTCTGGGCTACACTCAGGCCATGATGGCGGGTTTATTGTTTATCCCCACAGTAAAAACTGCCACGATTATGGGGCTGGGCGCCGGCTCAATGGCAAAAAATCTACTCAGTAGTTTCTCCGAATTGCAGGTCCATGCGGTCGAATATCGTGCAGCCGTGGCCAATACTGCAACAGAATATTTTTACTTACCCGACACGGATCGCCTGTGTATTCATATAGATGATGCGGTTAACTACATGAAACACACCGACATAAAAAGCGATATTATCTTTTCAGATCTCTACAACGCTAAGGGCATGGAACCGAAGCAAGTACAACAATCCTACTTGCGTGATTGTAAACAGGCACTCAACCAACAAGGTGTCCTCGTGCTCAATATCTGGCATACGACAGTTAACTTACGAGAAGAGTTAGATGAATTACTCGCGGGCGTATTTGACAACCAACTACTCAGTTTCGAAGTCGATAGTGGAAACACGATTGTTCTTGCATTCAAAAATGACATTCCCGCGCTAAAAGAACAAGATCTACTGGCTAAAGGTCAATGGTTGCAACAGGAAATGAACATTCCGATGGAACCTTATGCCAAATTACTGTTAGAGACACAAGATTTTTGCGAAGAGTGA